One genomic window of Pseudomonas aeruginosa includes the following:
- a CDS encoding ABC transporter ATP-binding protein, whose protein sequence is MSAALLEFREVDVFYGPIQALKKVSLQVNEGETVSLIGANGAGKSTLLMSIFGQPRAAAGQILYRGQDIRQKSAHYVASNGIAQSPEGRRVFPDMSVEENLLMGTIPIGMDHAEEDMQRMFELFPRLKERRNQRAMTMSGGEQQMLAIARALMSRPKLLLLDEPSLGLAPIVVKQIFQTLRELARSGMTIFLVEQNANHALKLSDRAYVMVTGEIRMSGSGEELLGNQEVRNAYLGGH, encoded by the coding sequence ATGAGCGCGGCGTTGCTGGAATTCCGTGAGGTGGACGTGTTCTACGGGCCGATCCAGGCGCTGAAGAAGGTCTCGCTGCAGGTCAACGAGGGCGAGACGGTGAGCCTGATCGGCGCCAACGGCGCGGGCAAGTCGACGCTGTTGATGTCGATCTTCGGCCAGCCGCGTGCGGCGGCCGGGCAGATCCTCTATCGCGGCCAGGACATCCGCCAGAAGTCGGCGCACTACGTGGCGTCCAACGGCATCGCGCAGTCGCCGGAAGGACGCCGGGTGTTCCCCGACATGAGCGTCGAGGAAAACCTGCTGATGGGTACCATTCCCATCGGCATGGACCACGCCGAGGAGGACATGCAGCGCATGTTCGAGCTGTTCCCGCGCCTGAAGGAGCGGCGCAACCAGCGCGCCATGACCATGTCCGGCGGCGAGCAGCAGATGCTCGCCATCGCCCGCGCGCTGATGAGCCGGCCGAAGTTGCTGTTGCTCGACGAGCCCTCCCTGGGCCTGGCGCCGATCGTGGTCAAGCAGATCTTCCAGACCCTGCGCGAGCTGGCCAGGAGCGGCATGACCATCTTCCTCGTCGAGCAGAACGCCAACCATGCGCTGAAGCTCTCCGACCGCGCCTACGTGATGGTCACCGGGGAAATCCGCATGAGCGGCAGCGGCGAAGAACTGCTCGGCAACCAGGAGGTGCGCAACGCCTATCTCGGCGGACATTGA
- the livM gene encoding high-affinity branched-chain amino acid ABC transporter permease LivM, which translates to MSNETSIDLKQCVVDAVLSGLIALVVFGPIVGVVLDGYGFNLHYERVGWIIAIVMAGRFLLSLYLQTRGGRAVLERFEGAGSGVHVLPPGYKTRLRWIVPLILVAAVIFPFFASKYLLAVVILGLIYVLLGLGLNIVVGLAGLLDLGYVAFYAIGAYGLALGYQYLGLGFWTVLPLAALTAAVAGAILGFPVLRMHGDYLAIVTLGFGEIIRLVLNNWLSFTGGPNGMPAPAPTFLGLEFGRRAKDGGVPIHEFLGIAYNPNMKFLFIYVVLFLVVLLVLYIKHRLTRMPVGRAWEALREDEIACRAMGLNHVLVKLSAFMLGASTAGLAGVFFASYQGFVNPSSFNFFESALILAIVVLGGMGSTVGVVIAAFVLTVAPELLRSFADIRVLLLGILMVVMMIWRPRGLIRISRVGFAPRKGVAP; encoded by the coding sequence ATGAGCAACGAGACTTCCATCGATCTCAAGCAGTGCGTCGTCGATGCCGTGCTCTCCGGGTTGATCGCCCTGGTGGTGTTCGGCCCCATCGTCGGCGTGGTCCTCGACGGCTACGGCTTCAACCTGCATTACGAGCGGGTCGGCTGGATCATCGCGATCGTGATGGCCGGGCGCTTCCTGCTCAGCCTCTACCTGCAGACCCGCGGCGGGCGCGCCGTGCTGGAGCGCTTCGAGGGGGCTGGCAGCGGCGTCCACGTCCTGCCGCCGGGCTACAAGACCCGCTTGCGCTGGATCGTGCCGCTGATCCTGGTGGCCGCGGTGATCTTCCCGTTCTTCGCCAGCAAGTACCTGCTGGCGGTGGTCATCCTCGGCCTGATCTACGTGCTGCTGGGCCTGGGCCTGAACATCGTGGTCGGCCTCGCCGGGCTGCTCGACCTCGGCTACGTGGCCTTCTACGCCATCGGCGCCTATGGCCTGGCGCTGGGCTACCAGTACCTCGGCCTGGGCTTCTGGACCGTCCTGCCGCTGGCCGCGCTGACCGCCGCGGTGGCCGGCGCGATCCTCGGCTTCCCGGTGTTGCGCATGCATGGCGACTACCTGGCGATCGTCACCCTGGGCTTCGGCGAGATCATCCGCCTGGTACTGAACAACTGGCTGTCCTTCACCGGCGGGCCGAACGGCATGCCGGCGCCGGCGCCGACCTTCCTCGGCCTGGAGTTCGGCCGCCGGGCCAAGGATGGCGGGGTGCCGATCCACGAGTTCCTCGGCATCGCCTACAACCCCAACATGAAGTTCCTGTTCATCTACGTGGTGCTGTTCCTGGTCGTGCTGCTGGTGCTCTACATCAAGCACCGGCTGACCCGGATGCCGGTCGGGCGCGCCTGGGAGGCGCTGCGCGAGGACGAGATCGCCTGTCGCGCGATGGGCCTCAACCATGTGCTGGTGAAACTCTCGGCGTTCATGCTCGGCGCCTCCACCGCGGGACTGGCCGGGGTGTTCTTCGCCAGCTACCAGGGCTTCGTCAACCCGTCCTCGTTCAACTTCTTCGAGTCGGCGCTGATCCTCGCCATCGTCGTGCTCGGCGGCATGGGCTCGACGGTCGGGGTGGTGATCGCCGCCTTCGTCCTCACCGTGGCGCCGGAGCTGCTGCGCAGCTTCGCCGACATCCGCGTGCTGCTGCTCGGGATACTCATGGTGGTGATGATGATCTGGCGGCCGCGCGGGCTGATCCGCATCAGCCGGGTGGGCTTCGCCCCGCGCAAGGGGGTGGCGCCATGA
- a CDS encoding aromatic ring-hydroxylating oxygenase subunit alpha has product MFPKNAWYVACTPDELAGKPLGRRICDEPMVFYRGEDGRVAALEDFCPHRGAPLSLGFVEDGVLVCGYHGLAMGEDGRTRAMPGQRVRGFPCIRRFPVQERHGFVWVWPGAEEQADAALIPRLEWAESPDWAYGGGLYHIHCDYRLMIDNLMDLTHETYVHASSIGQKEIDEAAPTTRVEGDEVITSRHMQNVMAPPFWRMALRGNGLADDVAVDRWQICRFTPPSHVLIEVGVAHAGHGGYQAPAERKAASIVVDFITPESATSIWYFWGMARNFQAHDQALTESIREGQGKIFGEDLEMLESQQRNLLRHPRRDLLKLNIDAGGVQARRIIERLLADERQAAAPNRAQA; this is encoded by the coding sequence ATGTTTCCGAAGAACGCCTGGTACGTGGCCTGCACCCCCGACGAACTGGCCGGCAAGCCGCTCGGCCGACGCATCTGCGACGAGCCGATGGTTTTCTACCGAGGCGAGGACGGCCGCGTGGCGGCCCTCGAGGATTTCTGCCCGCACCGTGGCGCGCCGCTGTCGCTGGGCTTCGTCGAGGACGGCGTGCTGGTCTGCGGCTACCACGGCCTGGCAATGGGCGAGGACGGTCGCACCCGCGCGATGCCCGGCCAGCGGGTCCGCGGCTTCCCCTGCATCCGTCGCTTCCCGGTGCAGGAACGGCACGGCTTCGTCTGGGTCTGGCCGGGCGCGGAAGAACAGGCCGACGCCGCGCTGATACCCCGCCTGGAATGGGCGGAAAGCCCCGATTGGGCCTATGGCGGCGGGCTGTACCACATCCACTGCGACTATCGCCTGATGATCGATAACCTGATGGACCTGACCCACGAGACCTATGTCCATGCGTCCAGCATCGGCCAGAAGGAAATCGACGAGGCCGCGCCGACCACGCGGGTGGAAGGCGACGAGGTGATCACCAGCCGCCACATGCAGAATGTCATGGCCCCGCCGTTCTGGCGCATGGCTCTGCGCGGCAACGGCCTGGCCGACGACGTGGCGGTGGACCGCTGGCAGATCTGCCGCTTCACGCCGCCCAGCCACGTGCTGATCGAGGTCGGCGTGGCCCACGCCGGCCACGGCGGCTACCAGGCGCCGGCGGAGCGCAAGGCGGCGAGCATCGTGGTCGACTTCATCACCCCGGAGAGCGCCACTTCCATCTGGTACTTCTGGGGCATGGCGCGCAACTTCCAGGCCCACGACCAGGCGCTCACCGAGAGCATTCGCGAAGGCCAGGGAAAGATCTTCGGCGAAGACCTGGAAATGCTCGAAAGCCAGCAGCGCAACCTGCTGCGCCATCCACGGCGCGACCTGCTGAAACTGAACATCGACGCCGGCGGCGTGCAGGCCCGGCGCATCATCGAGCGCCTGCTGGCGGACGAGCGCCAGGCCGCCGCCCCCAACCGCGCCCAGGCCTGA
- a CDS encoding ATP-binding cassette domain-containing protein, with protein sequence MSDKILSVEHLMMHFGGIKALNDVNLDVERGSITALIGPNGAGKTTVFNCLTGFYKATGGNILLNTQGRTTDVIQVLGEPFQLDDFVKPPQLGSRLYYKMFGGTHLVNRAGLARTFQNIRLFKDMSVVENLLVAQHMFVNRNLLAGILNTPGYRRAESEALDHAFYWLEVVDLVDCANRLAGEMSYGQQRRLEIARAMCTRPELICLDEPAAGLNPAETHALSNIVRYLRDHHGITVLLIEHDMGMVMNISDHIIVLDHGDVIARGNPEQIRHDEKVIAAYLGADEEELS encoded by the coding sequence ATGAGCGACAAGATCCTCAGCGTCGAGCACCTGATGATGCACTTCGGCGGCATCAAGGCGCTCAACGACGTCAACCTCGACGTCGAGCGCGGTTCGATCACCGCGCTGATCGGCCCCAACGGCGCCGGCAAGACCACCGTGTTCAACTGTCTCACCGGCTTCTACAAGGCCACCGGCGGCAACATCCTGCTCAACACCCAGGGGCGCACCACGGACGTCATCCAGGTGCTCGGCGAGCCGTTCCAGCTGGACGACTTCGTCAAGCCGCCGCAACTGGGCAGTCGCCTCTACTACAAGATGTTCGGCGGCACCCACCTGGTGAACCGCGCCGGGCTGGCGCGGACCTTCCAGAACATCCGCCTGTTCAAGGACATGTCGGTGGTGGAGAACCTGCTGGTGGCGCAGCACATGTTCGTCAACCGCAACCTGCTCGCCGGCATCCTCAACACTCCCGGCTATCGCCGCGCCGAGAGCGAGGCGCTGGACCACGCGTTCTACTGGCTGGAGGTGGTCGACCTGGTGGACTGCGCCAACCGCCTGGCCGGCGAGATGTCCTACGGCCAGCAGCGGCGCCTGGAGATCGCCCGGGCCATGTGCACGCGGCCGGAACTCATCTGCCTGGACGAACCGGCCGCCGGCCTCAACCCGGCCGAGACCCACGCCCTGAGCAACATCGTCCGCTACCTGCGCGACCACCACGGGATCACCGTACTGCTGATCGAGCATGACATGGGCATGGTGATGAACATCTCCGACCACATCATCGTGCTCGACCACGGCGACGTGATCGCCCGTGGCAACCCCGAACAGATCCGCCATGACGAGAAGGTGATCGCCGCCTATCTCGGTGCCGACGAAGAGGAGCTGTCATGA
- a CDS encoding ornithine cyclodeaminase family protein → MHSLRFFSNAEVAERLSYPQLIEALRIGLAKPCSAPLRSCHALPAQASLLQMPVWQAGEGIGVKLVTVFPGNGARGLPAVAAVFALFDGEDGRPLALLEASELTARRTACSSALAADYLARDDARRLLVVGCGTLAAHMVRAHACVRDYRHIDIWGRDPAKAAALAARLREEGYPARAADGLRAAVEAADCVSCVTTSREALVRGAWLKPGVHLDLVGAFLPSMRETDALAVARARVVVDTRAGALEEAGDLLQAIAEGAIGREAISTELRDLLGGAGRRGDPGEITLFKSVGYALEDLVAARRVVDNAA, encoded by the coding sequence ATGCACAGCCTGCGCTTTTTCAGCAACGCCGAGGTCGCCGAGCGCCTGTCTTATCCACAACTGATCGAGGCGTTGCGCATCGGCCTGGCCAAGCCTTGCAGTGCGCCGCTGCGCAGCTGCCATGCCTTGCCGGCGCAGGCCTCGCTGCTACAGATGCCGGTGTGGCAGGCCGGTGAGGGGATCGGCGTGAAACTGGTGACGGTGTTCCCTGGCAATGGGGCGCGTGGCCTGCCGGCGGTGGCCGCGGTGTTCGCTCTGTTCGACGGCGAAGACGGTCGCCCGCTGGCGTTGCTGGAGGCTTCGGAGCTGACCGCCCGGCGTACCGCCTGCAGCTCGGCGCTGGCCGCCGACTACCTGGCGCGGGACGATGCGCGGCGCCTGCTGGTGGTCGGCTGCGGAACCCTGGCTGCGCACATGGTGCGGGCCCACGCCTGCGTGCGCGACTATCGCCACATCGACATCTGGGGCCGCGATCCGGCCAAGGCCGCCGCGCTGGCCGCCCGGCTGCGCGAGGAGGGCTACCCGGCGCGAGCGGCCGACGGGTTGCGCGCGGCGGTGGAGGCGGCCGATTGCGTCAGTTGCGTTACCACCTCCCGCGAAGCGCTGGTGCGCGGCGCATGGCTGAAGCCGGGCGTCCATCTCGACCTGGTCGGCGCCTTCCTGCCGTCCATGCGCGAGACTGACGCCCTGGCGGTGGCGCGCGCGCGGGTCGTGGTGGATACCCGCGCAGGCGCGCTGGAAGAGGCCGGCGACCTGTTGCAGGCGATCGCCGAAGGCGCCATCGGGCGCGAGGCGATATCCACCGAACTGCGCGACTTGCTGGGCGGGGCAGGGCGGCGCGGCGATCCCGGGGAAATCACCCTGTTCAAGTCGGTGGGTTATGCGCTGGAGGACCTGGTCGCCGCGCGCCGGGTTGTGGATAACGCCGCCTGA
- a CDS encoding SDR family oxidoreductase translates to MSSTLFITGATSGFGEACARRFAEAGWSLVLTGRREERLQALAGELSAKTRVLPLTLDVRDRAAMSAAVDNLPEEFATLRGLINNAGLALGTDPAQSCDLDDWDTMVDTNIKGLLYSTRLLLPRLIAHGAGASIVNLGSVAGKWPYPGSHVYGGTKAFVEQFSLNLRCDLQGTGVRVTNLEPGLCESEFSLVRFGGDQARYDKTYAGAHPIQPEDIAETIFWIMNQPAHLNINSLEIMPVSQSWAGFAIHRES, encoded by the coding sequence ATGTCGTCCACCCTGTTCATCACCGGCGCCACCTCAGGCTTCGGCGAAGCCTGCGCCCGTCGTTTCGCCGAGGCCGGCTGGTCGCTGGTGCTCACCGGCCGTCGCGAGGAGCGTCTGCAAGCCCTGGCCGGTGAGCTTTCGGCGAAGACCCGGGTGTTGCCGCTGACCCTGGACGTGCGCGACCGCGCGGCGATGAGCGCGGCCGTGGACAACCTGCCGGAAGAGTTCGCCACCCTGCGCGGCCTGATCAACAACGCCGGCCTGGCGCTGGGCACCGACCCGGCGCAGTCCTGCGACCTGGACGACTGGGACACCATGGTCGACACCAACATCAAGGGCCTGCTCTACAGCACGCGCCTGCTGCTGCCGCGGCTGATCGCCCACGGCGCCGGGGCGAGCATCGTCAACCTGGGTTCGGTGGCCGGCAAGTGGCCCTATCCGGGTAGCCATGTCTACGGCGGCACCAAGGCTTTCGTCGAGCAATTCTCCCTGAACCTGCGTTGCGACCTGCAGGGCACCGGGGTGCGCGTGACCAACCTCGAGCCGGGGTTGTGCGAGAGCGAGTTCTCCCTGGTCCGCTTCGGCGGCGACCAGGCGCGCTACGACAAGACCTACGCCGGAGCCCATCCGATCCAGCCGGAAGACATCGCCGAGACCATCTTCTGGATCATGAACCAGCCCGCCCACCTGAACATCAACAGCCTCGAGATCATGCCGGTGAGCCAGTCCTGGGCCGGCTTCGCCATCCACCGCGAAAGCTGA
- a CDS encoding ABC transporter permease subunit, producing MDGIFLQQMINGLTLGSVYGLIAIGYTMVYGIIGMINFAHGEVYMISAYLSAIALALLAFFGLQNFPLLILGTLLFTVLVTCTYGWVIERIAYKPLRNSTRLAPLISAIGMSLILQNYVQVAQGPRQQGIPTLLDGALKFHVGDGFVQLTYTKLFILIASLIGMAVLTYVIRYTKLGRMCRATQQDRKMASILGINTDRVISYVFVIGAAMAALAGVLITMNYGTFDFYAGFIIGIKAFTAAVLGGIGSLPGAMLGGLVLGVAEAQFSGMVNTDYKDVFAFSLLVLILIFRPQGLLGRPQIAKV from the coding sequence ATGGACGGCATCTTCCTCCAGCAAATGATCAACGGGCTGACCCTCGGCTCGGTCTACGGCCTCATCGCCATCGGCTACACCATGGTCTACGGCATCATCGGCATGATCAACTTCGCCCACGGCGAGGTGTACATGATCTCCGCCTACCTGTCGGCCATCGCCCTTGCCCTGCTGGCCTTCTTCGGCCTGCAGAACTTCCCGCTGCTGATCCTCGGCACCTTGCTGTTCACCGTGCTGGTGACCTGCACCTACGGCTGGGTGATCGAGCGCATCGCCTACAAGCCGCTGCGCAACTCCACGCGCCTGGCGCCGCTGATCTCGGCGATCGGCATGTCGCTGATCCTGCAGAACTACGTGCAGGTGGCGCAGGGACCGCGCCAGCAGGGGATCCCGACCCTGCTCGACGGCGCCCTGAAATTCCACGTCGGCGACGGTTTCGTCCAGCTCACCTACACCAAGCTGTTCATCCTGATCGCTTCGCTGATCGGCATGGCGGTGCTGACCTACGTGATCCGCTACACCAAGCTCGGGCGCATGTGCCGGGCGACCCAGCAGGACCGCAAGATGGCTTCGATCCTGGGGATCAACACCGACCGGGTGATCTCCTACGTGTTCGTCATCGGCGCGGCGATGGCCGCCCTGGCCGGGGTGCTGATCACCATGAACTACGGCACCTTCGACTTCTACGCCGGCTTCATCATCGGCATCAAGGCGTTCACCGCGGCGGTGCTCGGCGGCATCGGCTCGCTGCCCGGGGCGATGCTCGGCGGCCTGGTGCTGGGAGTGGCCGAGGCGCAGTTCTCGGGGATGGTCAACACCGACTACAAGGACGTGTTCGCCTTCTCGTTGCTGGTACTGATCCTGATCTTCCGTCCCCAGGGCCTGCTCGGCCGCCCGCAGATCGCCAAGGTGTAA
- a CDS encoding GntR family transcriptional regulator: MSKPGQRVLAELRKLIASGELAAGERIVEIPTAERLQVSRMPVRIALRTLEQEGLLCKTGRGYRVRAVTREDIAGAVEVRGVLEGLAARQAAERGLSAEARATLEECLAEGDRLFANGQVLLEELERYQRMNMRFHRTIIEASGNPAIAVALARNDHLPFASVSALAVDRDNLEQEFRRFNFAHMQHHAVVDALVNGQGARAEAIMREHANATLRYADYFDPARQGVTVLHGDVAAD; this comes from the coding sequence ATGAGCAAACCGGGCCAACGCGTGCTGGCCGAGCTACGCAAGCTGATCGCTTCCGGCGAACTCGCCGCCGGCGAGCGCATCGTCGAGATTCCCACCGCCGAACGCCTGCAGGTCTCGCGCATGCCGGTGCGCATCGCCCTGCGTACCCTCGAGCAGGAAGGCCTGCTGTGCAAGACCGGGCGCGGCTACAGGGTGCGCGCGGTGACCCGCGAGGATATCGCCGGCGCGGTCGAGGTGCGCGGCGTTCTGGAAGGCCTGGCGGCACGCCAGGCGGCCGAGCGCGGGCTGTCCGCCGAGGCACGGGCGACCCTGGAGGAATGCCTGGCCGAGGGCGACCGATTGTTCGCCAACGGCCAGGTCCTGCTGGAGGAGCTGGAGCGCTACCAGCGCATGAACATGCGTTTCCACCGCACCATCATCGAGGCCAGCGGCAACCCGGCGATCGCCGTGGCGCTGGCGCGCAACGACCACCTGCCGTTCGCCTCGGTGAGCGCCCTGGCGGTGGATCGCGACAATCTCGAGCAGGAATTCCGCCGTTTCAACTTTGCCCACATGCAGCACCACGCGGTGGTCGACGCGCTGGTCAACGGCCAGGGGGCGCGCGCCGAGGCGATCATGCGCGAGCACGCCAATGCGACCCTGCGCTACGCCGACTACTTCGATCCGGCGCGGCAGGGTGTCACCGTGCTTCACGGCGACGTCGCCGCCGACTAG
- a CDS encoding PDR/VanB family oxidoreductase, whose amino-acid sequence MIEVIVGAIRLEAQDIHSFELFRADGAALPSFEPGAHIDLHLPNGLVRQYSLCGPAERPRHYRIAVLRCRDSRGGSATLHAELRVGQRLHIGEPRNLFPLSPEPGPRLLFAGGIGITPLLAMAERLARDGADFQLHYCAHSAERAAFVDYLGRCAFADRVHCHFDHGESSRRADLRALLATSPRDAQLYLCGPAGFMQWIEESARELGWEASRLHREHFAAAPRDASADGTFEVQLASNGALIRVAAGQTVLAALREAGVDLPASCEQGICGTCLTRVLDGEPEHRDLYLSEEEQAANDCFTPCCSRSRSPRLVLDL is encoded by the coding sequence ATGATCGAGGTCATCGTCGGCGCCATCCGCCTGGAGGCGCAGGATATCCACAGCTTCGAACTGTTCCGGGCCGACGGGGCGGCCCTGCCGTCCTTCGAGCCGGGCGCACACATCGACCTGCACCTGCCCAACGGCCTGGTCCGCCAGTACTCCCTCTGCGGCCCCGCCGAACGGCCGCGCCACTACCGTATCGCCGTACTCCGCTGCCGCGATTCGCGCGGCGGCTCGGCCACGCTGCACGCCGAACTGCGGGTCGGCCAGCGCCTGCACATCGGCGAGCCGCGCAATCTCTTCCCGCTGTCGCCGGAGCCCGGTCCGCGCCTGCTGTTCGCCGGCGGCATCGGCATCACGCCGCTGCTGGCGATGGCCGAACGCCTGGCCCGCGATGGCGCCGACTTCCAGTTGCACTACTGCGCGCATTCCGCCGAGCGCGCGGCCTTCGTCGACTACCTTGGCCGGTGCGCCTTCGCCGACCGCGTGCACTGCCACTTCGACCACGGCGAAAGCAGCCGGCGCGCGGACCTTCGCGCCCTGCTGGCGACCAGTCCGCGCGACGCCCAGCTATACCTTTGCGGGCCGGCGGGCTTCATGCAGTGGATCGAAGAAAGCGCCCGCGAACTGGGCTGGGAAGCAAGCCGCTTGCATCGCGAGCACTTCGCCGCCGCGCCACGAGACGCCAGTGCGGACGGCACCTTCGAAGTGCAGTTGGCGAGCAACGGGGCGCTGATCCGGGTCGCCGCCGGGCAGACCGTGCTGGCGGCCCTGCGCGAAGCCGGGGTGGACCTGCCGGCCTCCTGCGAGCAGGGCATCTGCGGCACCTGCCTGACCCGCGTGCTGGACGGCGAGCCGGAGCATCGCGACCTCTACCTCAGCGAAGAGGAGCAGGCCGCCAACGATTGCTTCACGCCCTGCTGTTCGCGTTCGCGCAGCCCACGGCTGGTGCTGGATCTCTAG
- a CDS encoding branched-chain amino acid ABC transporter substrate-binding protein, with amino-acid sequence MSKKLFRKGILALAVSSVMGLSTHALADVVIGVAGPHTGANASFGEQYWRGASQAAEDINAAGGINGEKIKLVKADDACEPKQAVAVANRLVDQDKAIAVVGHFCSSSTIPASEVYDEAGIIAITPGSTNPQVTERGLSGMFRMCGRDDQQGVVAGDYIVNVLKAKKVAVIHDKDTYGQGLADATRAQLNKLGVKEVLYEGLTRGEKDFNALVTKIRASGAEVVYFGGLHPEAGPLVRQMREQGLTARFMSDDGVVTDELATTAGGPQYVKGVLMTFGADPRLIPDGKAVVEKFRAGGFEPEGYTLYSYASIQSLAAAFNGAGANDPAKAAEWLKSHPVQTVMGKKEWDKKGDLKVSDYVVYEWDDKGKYHQLP; translated from the coding sequence ATGTCCAAGAAGCTGTTCAGAAAAGGCATCCTGGCTCTCGCGGTTTCATCCGTGATGGGTCTTTCCACGCATGCGCTGGCCGACGTCGTGATCGGCGTGGCCGGACCGCATACCGGCGCCAACGCCTCCTTCGGCGAGCAATACTGGCGCGGCGCGTCCCAGGCGGCGGAAGACATCAACGCGGCGGGTGGGATCAACGGCGAGAAGATCAAGCTGGTCAAGGCCGACGACGCCTGCGAACCGAAGCAGGCCGTGGCCGTGGCCAACCGCCTGGTGGACCAGGACAAGGCCATCGCCGTGGTCGGCCATTTCTGCTCTTCTTCGACCATCCCCGCATCCGAGGTCTACGACGAGGCCGGGATCATCGCCATCACCCCCGGTTCCACCAACCCGCAGGTCACCGAGCGCGGACTCTCCGGGATGTTCCGCATGTGCGGCCGCGACGACCAGCAGGGCGTGGTCGCCGGCGACTATATCGTCAACGTGCTCAAGGCCAAGAAGGTCGCGGTGATCCATGACAAGGACACCTACGGCCAGGGCCTGGCGGACGCCACCAGGGCGCAACTGAACAAGCTCGGCGTGAAAGAGGTTCTCTACGAGGGCCTGACCCGCGGCGAGAAGGACTTCAACGCGCTGGTCACCAAGATCCGCGCCTCCGGTGCCGAGGTCGTCTACTTCGGCGGCCTGCATCCGGAAGCCGGTCCGCTGGTACGGCAGATGCGCGAACAGGGACTGACCGCCAGGTTCATGTCCGACGACGGCGTGGTCACCGACGAACTGGCGACCACCGCCGGCGGTCCGCAGTACGTCAAGGGCGTGCTGATGACCTTCGGCGCCGACCCGCGGCTGATCCCCGACGGCAAGGCGGTGGTGGAGAAGTTCCGTGCCGGCGGTTTCGAGCCGGAAGGCTACACCCTCTACTCCTACGCCTCGATCCAGTCCCTGGCGGCGGCCTTCAACGGCGCCGGCGCCAACGATCCGGCCAAGGCCGCCGAGTGGCTGAAGTCGCATCCGGTGCAGACCGTGATGGGCAAGAAGGAATGGGACAAGAAGGGCGACCTGAAAGTCTCCGACTACGTGGTCTACGAGTGGGACGACAAGGGCAAGTACCACCAGTTGCCCTGA
- a CDS encoding LysR substrate-binding domain-containing protein: MLNKRRLPSMTALQCFEAVARHLSFTRAAEELSLTQSAMSKQVAQLEEQLQHALFRRVRKRLQLTPAGELYLAEVRRILQQVELSTRFLLSYGGETEVLRVATPPTFGARWLIPQLNGWRHRHPNIHLDLRQELEPDDLRQGHCDLAFFFGPGTLPGAECIRLFGEQLVAVCAPSLLPAGGLDEPTQLAGLVLLQNASRAEAWHDWFASLERNCQGCYHGPRFDTFYMCIRAAQAGCGVALLPRFLVEEELAEGKLAIAWPHALPSQEAYYLAYPEHAAEVPKVRHFIEWMVERLEQEQPSAGPRQTRHGPV; this comes from the coding sequence ATGCTGAACAAACGCCGCCTGCCGTCGATGACCGCCCTGCAATGCTTCGAAGCGGTAGCCCGGCACCTGAGCTTCACCCGCGCCGCCGAAGAGTTGAGCCTGACCCAGAGCGCCATGAGCAAGCAGGTCGCGCAACTCGAGGAGCAACTGCAGCACGCCCTGTTCCGCCGGGTGCGCAAGCGCTTGCAACTGACCCCGGCCGGCGAGCTGTACCTGGCCGAGGTACGACGCATCCTGCAACAGGTAGAGCTGTCCACCCGCTTCCTGCTTTCCTACGGCGGCGAGACCGAAGTGCTGCGAGTGGCGACCCCGCCGACCTTCGGCGCGCGCTGGCTGATCCCGCAACTGAACGGCTGGCGCCACCGCCACCCGAACATCCACCTCGACCTGCGCCAGGAACTGGAACCGGACGACCTGCGCCAGGGCCATTGCGACCTGGCGTTCTTCTTCGGCCCCGGCACCCTGCCGGGCGCCGAGTGCATCCGCCTGTTCGGCGAACAACTGGTGGCGGTCTGCGCGCCATCCCTGCTGCCGGCCGGCGGACTGGACGAACCGACCCAACTGGCGGGGCTGGTGCTGCTGCAGAACGCCAGCCGCGCGGAGGCCTGGCACGACTGGTTCGCCAGCCTGGAGCGAAATTGCCAGGGTTGCTACCACGGTCCACGCTTCGACACCTTCTACATGTGCATCCGCGCCGCCCAGGCCGGTTGCGGGGTAGCCTTGCTACCGCGCTTCCTGGTCGAGGAGGAACTCGCCGAAGGCAAGCTGGCGATCGCCTGGCCGCACGCCCTGCCCAGCCAGGAGGCCTACTACCTGGCCTATCCCGAGCATGCCGCGGAAGTCCCCAAGGTGCGCCATTTCATCGAGTGGATGGTAGAGCGCCTGGAGCAGGAGCAACCCTCAGCGGGCCCCCGCCAGACGCGCCACGGCCCGGTTTGA